The following are encoded in a window of Mycobacterium decipiens genomic DNA:
- a CDS encoding cytochrome P450 produces MPYPPGEALLALYRRRGPLINVGVAGHGYTYLLGAEANKFVFANADAFSWRETFESLVPVDGPTALIVSDGEDHRRRRSVVAPGLRHRQVQDYVRTMVSTIDAVIDGWRPGQQLDIYQELRAAVRRSTAESLFGDRLAVHSDFLGEQLQPLLDLTHRPPQVMRLQQRVNSPGWRRAMAARQRIDDLIDTQIADARAHPKPGDRLLAALITGRSEEGDMLSDNEIRDSIVSLITAGYETTSGALAWAIYTLLTLPGAWETAASEVDRVLGGSAPVAADLEAFTYLNGVIHETLRLYSPGVISARRVKRDLWFDGRRIRAGRLLVFSAYVTHRLPESWPAPTEFRPQRWDPDAPDYRKPRPHEFIPFSGGLHRCVGAALATTEMTVMLARLVARTTLQLPVQRIRAANFAALSPRPGLTVEISELVPAQ; encoded by the coding sequence GTGCCCTACCCGCCCGGTGAAGCGCTGCTGGCGCTGTATCGACGGCGTGGACCGCTGATCAACGTCGGCGTAGCCGGGCATGGCTACACCTATCTGCTGGGGGCCGAGGCAAACAAATTCGTGTTCGCCAATGCCGATGCGTTCAGCTGGCGGGAGACGTTTGAAAGCCTGGTTCCCGTCGACGGGCCGACCGCACTGATCGTCAGCGACGGCGAGGATCACCGGCGCCGCCGCAGCGTGGTGGCACCGGGGCTGCGGCACCGCCAGGTCCAGGACTATGTGCGGACGATGGTGTCCACTATCGACGCCGTCATCGACGGCTGGCGTCCCGGGCAGCAGCTGGACATCTACCAAGAGCTGCGCGCCGCGGTCCGGCGCAGCACCGCCGAGAGTCTGTTCGGCGATCGCCTCGCCGTCCACTCTGATTTCCTCGGTGAACAACTCCAACCCCTGCTCGACCTGACCCACCGCCCGCCCCAGGTGATGCGGTTGCAGCAGCGGGTCAACTCGCCCGGCTGGCGACGGGCGATGGCGGCTCGCCAACGCATCGACGACCTCATCGACACCCAGATCGCCGATGCACGCGCCCATCCCAAACCCGGCGACCGCCTGCTGGCCGCGTTAATCACTGGTCGCTCCGAAGAAGGCGACATGTTGAGCGACAACGAGATCCGCGATTCGATCGTCTCGCTCATCACCGCCGGCTACGAGACCACCAGCGGCGCGCTGGCCTGGGCGATCTACACGTTACTGACCCTGCCGGGTGCCTGGGAGACCGCGGCCAGTGAGGTAGATCGGGTACTGGGCGGCAGCGCGCCCGTCGCGGCTGATCTCGAAGCGTTCACCTACCTCAACGGCGTTATCCACGAGACGCTGCGTCTTTACTCCCCCGGCGTGATCTCGGCCCGCCGGGTGAAGCGTGACCTCTGGTTCGACGGACGCCGTATCCGGGCCGGACGCTTGTTGGTCTTCAGCGCCTACGTCACCCACCGACTTCCCGAAAGTTGGCCCGCGCCAACCGAATTCCGTCCGCAGCGCTGGGACCCCGACGCACCCGACTACCGCAAACCCCGACCGCATGAATTCATCCCGTTTAGTGGCGGGCTGCATCGATGCGTCGGAGCGGCCCTGGCCACCACCGAGATGACCGTGATGCTGGCCCGGCTGGTCGCCAGGACCACGCTGCAATTGCCCGTTCAACGCATCCGGGCGGCCAACTTTGCCGCGTTATCCCCGCGGCCGGGACTGACCGTCGAAATCAGCGAATTAGTGCCAGCGCAGTAG
- a CDS encoding ABC-F family ATP-binding cassette domain-containing protein, with the protein MAHLLGAEAVHLAYPTQVVFESVTLGVNDGARIGIVGRNGDGKSSLLGLLTGQLRPDSGRVTRRSGLRVRALNQADTLDPGRTVGWTLVGDQPEHQWAGDPRVRDVVAGLVSDIAWDTTVATLSGGQRRRVQLAQLLVGEWDVIALDEPTNHLDIEGITWLAGHLQQRWARSTGGLLLVTHDRWFLDEVATTTWEVHDGMVEPFEGGYAAYVLQRVERDRLAAAAEAKRQNLLRKELAWLRRGAPARTSKPKFRIEAANQLIDDVPPLRNTVELAKLATARLGKDVVDLLDVSVSYKSSGSRPVLRDIVWRIGPGERTGIVGANGAGKSTLLGLIAGTIQPDSGRVKHGKTVRLAVLDQQGDDLAPFADDRIADVLGRLRGGYQVEGREVTPAQLLERLGFARGELSARVGELSGGQRRRLQLMLTLLSEPNVLLLDEPTNDVDTEMLTATEDLLDCWAGTLIVVSHDRYLLERVTDQQYAILDGRLRHLPGGIDEYLRLAARPTTTAAAKPPEFPEFRAISGAQRRTTEKELATIDRQLSRLADRVAAKHTELAEHDQSDHIGITRLTQELRALEDEVAGMEHRWLELSEVLE; encoded by the coding sequence ATGGCGCACCTACTCGGAGCCGAAGCCGTACACCTGGCCTATCCGACCCAGGTGGTATTCGAGTCGGTCACGCTGGGGGTGAACGACGGCGCGCGCATCGGCATCGTGGGCCGTAACGGCGACGGCAAGTCCAGCCTGCTCGGCCTGCTCACCGGCCAGCTGCGGCCCGACTCCGGCCGGGTCACCCGGCGCAGCGGCCTGCGGGTGCGCGCGCTGAACCAGGCCGACACCCTCGACCCCGGCCGCACCGTGGGCTGGACACTGGTCGGCGATCAACCCGAACATCAGTGGGCGGGAGACCCGCGCGTTCGCGACGTGGTCGCCGGCCTGGTCTCCGACATCGCCTGGGACACAACGGTTGCCACGCTCAGCGGTGGTCAGCGGCGAAGGGTCCAGCTGGCCCAGCTGCTGGTCGGCGAATGGGACGTGATCGCGCTCGACGAGCCCACCAACCATCTCGACATCGAAGGCATCACCTGGCTGGCCGGCCACCTGCAACAGCGATGGGCTCGCAGCACTGGTGGTCTGCTGCTGGTCACCCACGACCGCTGGTTCCTCGACGAGGTCGCCACCACCACCTGGGAGGTGCACGACGGAATGGTCGAGCCGTTCGAAGGCGGCTACGCAGCGTATGTGCTGCAACGCGTCGAGCGAGACCGGCTGGCCGCCGCAGCCGAGGCCAAGCGGCAGAACCTGCTGCGCAAAGAGCTGGCCTGGCTACGGCGCGGCGCACCGGCGCGGACCTCCAAACCCAAGTTTCGGATCGAGGCCGCCAACCAATTGATCGACGACGTGCCGCCGCTGCGCAACACCGTGGAGTTGGCCAAGCTCGCGACGGCCCGGCTGGGAAAGGACGTCGTCGATCTACTCGACGTATCGGTCTCGTACAAGTCTTCTGGGAGCCGCCCGGTGCTCCGCGACATCGTATGGCGAATCGGGCCCGGCGAACGCACCGGCATCGTTGGGGCCAACGGCGCCGGCAAGTCGACCCTGTTGGGCTTGATCGCCGGTACCATCCAGCCGGACTCCGGGCGGGTCAAGCACGGCAAGACCGTCCGGTTGGCGGTGCTCGATCAGCAAGGGGATGACCTGGCGCCGTTTGCCGACGACCGGATCGCGGACGTGCTGGGTAGGCTGCGCGGCGGCTATCAGGTCGAGGGCCGCGAGGTTACCCCCGCCCAGCTGCTGGAACGTCTCGGGTTCGCCCGGGGTGAGCTGTCCGCGCGAGTCGGTGAGCTCTCCGGCGGTCAGCGCCGGCGCCTGCAGCTAATGCTGACGCTCTTGTCCGAACCGAACGTGCTGCTCCTCGACGAACCCACCAACGACGTGGACACCGAGATGCTGACGGCCACCGAAGACCTGCTTGACTGCTGGGCGGGCACCTTGATCGTCGTCTCCCACGACCGCTACCTGCTCGAGCGTGTCACCGATCAGCAGTACGCGATTCTCGACGGCCGGCTGCGCCATCTTCCCGGCGGTATCGACGAATACCTGCGGCTGGCCGCGCGTCCGACAACCACCGCGGCTGCCAAGCCCCCGGAATTCCCGGAATTCCGGGCGATATCGGGCGCGCAGCGACGTACCACCGAGAAGGAGTTGGCCACAATCGACCGCCAACTCTCGCGCCTGGCCGACCGGGTCGCGGCCAAACACACCGAACTCGCCGAGCACGACCAGTCCGACCACATCGGCATCACCCGGCTCACGCAGGAACTACGCGCCCTTGAAGACGAGGTCGCCGGAATGGAGCACCGCTGGTTGGAGCTTTCCGAGGTGCTCGAATGA
- a CDS encoding PadR family transcriptional regulator: MSVRDAVLVALLEGESSGYDLAKEFDASVSNFWMATPQQLYRELDRLAEDGLIKARLVQQERRPNKRMYSLTEAGLAAIEEFTTRAPKPCVIRDDLLVQIKAVDVGNTRAVQEYIAERLQWATAKLQRYERIRTRLLGGRTEDEYLAQVERVGPYLTLLRGISFEQQNIKWTERCLAVIERRLAAQPNPPEPSGRREVRVRK, from the coding sequence ATGTCCGTTCGTGACGCCGTACTGGTCGCTCTCCTCGAGGGCGAGTCTTCCGGGTATGACCTGGCCAAGGAGTTCGACGCCTCGGTGTCGAACTTCTGGATGGCTACCCCGCAGCAACTTTATCGAGAACTCGACCGGCTAGCCGAAGACGGTCTCATCAAGGCACGCCTCGTTCAGCAGGAACGCCGGCCCAACAAGCGCATGTACTCGCTGACCGAGGCAGGCCTCGCGGCCATCGAGGAGTTCACTACCCGGGCGCCGAAGCCGTGCGTGATCCGCGACGACCTGCTGGTGCAAATCAAGGCCGTCGATGTCGGTAATACACGGGCCGTCCAGGAGTACATCGCTGAACGGCTGCAATGGGCCACCGCCAAACTGCAACGCTACGAACGGATAAGGACCCGCTTGCTCGGTGGCCGCACCGAAGACGAGTACCTCGCGCAAGTGGAACGAGTGGGTCCCTATCTGACGCTGTTGCGCGGAATATCGTTCGAACAACAAAACATCAAGTGGACCGAGCGCTGCTTGGCCGTCATCGAACGCCGCCTGGCCGCCCAGCCAAACCCGCCGGAGCCTTCCGGGCGGCGAGAAGTTCGGGTTCGCAAATAG